In Ctenopharyngodon idella isolate HZGC_01 chromosome 20, HZGC01, whole genome shotgun sequence, the following proteins share a genomic window:
- the LOC127501918 gene encoding bromo adjacent homology domain-containing 1 protein isoform X2 yields MTHARKKGSLGQYRGEGRDHVEGWSHGETVGGAWPAQEGKARKDMAKKVKTRNTEHMETSVQSDRKSQKRSMRTDETKRGKPKRVTRKLYPLRGRAVASDSEALSCHVLLTRLDDQEEESKVCEVDPNKETPKSQKKSRKSLQERTQTDKPPAQEPRKRRLASLNAEAVNSLLLEKADGPSGAKLAKKQGDGTSTTVQTKTCSNPKKRASKSETCQNPKQVKTDKSEDAGTSLYTPAPRRLAGLNAAALLKLTSSTTANKQRIKSDSKSVCASGKQAVRCKPKAQTSKKHSRKPEGACEVCKSRSFESSPESRQVSKSRYQSRSILGYPMKIVKEEQVESELSPYCCCPPEGSVEYCHRLALFLGQEAYGEAEETPVKHECLVPAHPALTLSAHPCLCADPCYSGYYVHIAHAGPPAASLSAQALPCTHSPFCPRGLSGSKLLTSSGIPHPAFCGSVGSGCYRQTCGVGRYAFSAVQPVASRTCSFPTSCSNCSHPIKTGFSSSQDEHSRAHLVPPALPLSGCPSIPRVNPSSPRLLSSMSDQRQAEVRLKVGKECPQNTKPSNSSLTMGHTRLSKQPTATPASAKHQRKVSRRQATNGWRPVGVPTEKEVFIAGDDETVLRQCYEGVERDGEVIRVRDTVLLRSGPRKKSLPYVAKISALWEDPRTGELMMSLFWYYRPEHTQGGRDPSMHCENEIFASRHQDENSVACIEDRCYVLPLAQYCRFCALVKRRSEGMSESTPVVPGSSDSAVPPHRLVPDGVNPELVYLCRHVYDFRYGRILKNPQ; encoded by the exons ATGACCCACGCTCGGAAAAAAGGTTCCCTAGGCCAGTATCGTGGTGAGGGGCGGGACCATGTAGAGGGCTGGTCACATGGTGAAACTGTGGGCGGAGCCTGGCCTGCACAAGAGGGCAAGGCAAGGAAAGACATGGCGAAGAAAGTCAAGACCAGGAATACAGAGCACATGGAGACCAGTGTTCAGTCTGACAGAAAGAGTCAAAAACGTTCAATGAGAACGGATGAAACCAAGAGAGGAAAGCCCAAGAGGGTTACGAGGAAGCTCTACCCGTTACGAGGAAGGGCCGTCGCTTCAGACAGCGAGGCCTTGAGCTGTCATGTTCTGCTCACTCGTCTGGATGACCAGGAGGAAGAGAGCAAGGTGTGTGAGGTGGATCCCAACAAGGAAACACCAAAATCCCAGAAGAAAAGCAGGAAGTCATTGCAGGAACGCACCCAAACAGATAAACCTCCAGCTCAGGAGCCGCGTAAACGTAGACTAGCCTCTCTCAACGCCGAGGCGGTCAACAGCCTGCTGCTTGAGAAAGCCGACGGACCGTCGGGTGCCAAACTTGCGAAGAAACAAGGCGATGGCACCTCCACTACAGTACAAACAAAGACCTGCTCCAACCCGAAGAAAAGAGCCTCAAAGTCAGAGACGTGCCAAAACCCCAAGCAGGTGAAGACCGACAAGTCGGAGGACGCTGGAACGAGTTTGTACACTCCCGCTCCCAGACGCTTGGCCGGACTCAACGCCGCCGCGCTGCTCAAGCTCACCAGCTCCACTACAGCAAACAAGCAGAGGATTAAATCGGACAGTAAGAGTGTTTGTGCGTCTGGGAAGCAAGCGGTCCGCTGCAAACCCAAAGCGCAGACGTCCAAGAAGCACAGCCGCAAGCCGGAAGGTGCTTGTGAAGTGTGCAAAAGCCGGAGCTTCGAGTCTTCTCCGGAGAGCCGCCAGGTGTCTAAATCCCGCTACCAGTCACGGAGCATTCTGGGATATCCCATGAAGATAGTGAAGGAGGAGCAGGTGGAATCGGAGCTGAGTCCATACTGCTGCTGTCCGCCGGAGGGTTCGGTGGAGTATTGCCACCGGTTGGCGCTCTTCCTCGGGCAGGAGGCATACGGCGAGGCGGAGGAGACGCCGGTCAAGCATGAGTGCCTGGTTCCGGCGCATCCGGCCCTGACACTCAGCGCCCATCCGTGCCTATGTGCAGATCCGTGCTACTCTGGTTACTACGTCCACATCGCTCATGCCGGACCGCCGGCGGCAAGTCTGAGCGCTCAGGCGCTGCCCTGCACACACAGTCCCTTCTGTCCGCGCGGACTCTCCGGATCCAAGCTGCTGACCTCCTCAGGTATCCCACATCCCGCCTTCTGCGGGTCGGTCGGGTCGGGCTGCTACCGCCAGACCTGTGGAGTCGGCAGATACGCCTTCAGCGCTGTGCAGCCGGTTGCTAGTAGGACGTGCTCCTTCCCCACCAGCTGCTCCAACTGCAGCCATCCAATCAAAACAG GCTTCTCCTCATCTCAAGATGAGCACAGTCGTGCGCACCTCGTTCCTCCGGCCCTGCCGCTCTCCGGATGTCCCAGCATACCCCGAGTGAACCCGTCCTCCCCGCGTCTTCTGTCCTCGATGTCTGACCAAAGGCAGGCAGAAGTCAGGCTGAAGGTGGGCAAAGAATGCCCTCAAAACACCAAGCCATCCAACAGCTCACTCACTATGGGCCACACCAGGTTATCCAAACAACCCACAGCTACTCCAGCAAGTGCCAAACACCAGAGGAAAGTCAGCCGGCGCCAGGCCACGAACGGATGGCGTCCTGTCGGCGTCCCGACGGAGAAGGAGGTGTTTATTGCG GGCGATGACGAGACGGTTCTCCGTCAGTGTTATGAAGGAGTGGAGCGTGACGGAGAAGTGATCAGGGTACGAGACACGGTGCTCCTACGATCTGGACCGCGGAAGAAATCCCTGCCGTACGTGGCCAAGATCTCTGCTCTGTGGGAAGATCCTAGAACAG GAGAGCTGATGATGAGCCTATTTTGGTACTATCGACCCGAGCACACGCAAGGAGGCAGAgatcccagcatgcactgtgaG AACGAGATCTTCGCCTCTCGACATCAGGATGAAAACAGTGTGGCCTGCATTGAGGACCGATGCTATGTCCTGCCGTTAGCGCAGTACTGTAG ATTTTGTGCCTTGGTCAAGCGGCGCTCGGAGGGCATGTCCGAAAGCACCCCGGTGGTGCCCGGCTCCTCTGACAGCGCCGTCCCGCCCCACCGCCTCGTGCCCGATGGTGTCAACCCAGAGCTGGTGTACCTGTGCCGCCACGTCTACGACTTCCGCTACGGACGCATCCTAAAGAACCCGCAGTAA
- the LOC127501965 gene encoding uncharacterized protein LOC127501965 — protein sequence MEGMYVELLALRIVISIVGVVGNTVLIISILQTTRLKSFEIFLLGLAAANLEEIMIVDIYDILLFRSSYRMSAWTCRGLKFLTIFGEIGSILFTVLISVYRYQKLRDVHTRVNLPVFMDSLRSAGVLAGFCATVALLFCLPTLLVNLDWSHPNSSSPSCPVDFFQCSSTRCPTRNRIYKYSFILVCNLLPLLIVTLTSSMIVRILIVQQKAVRVRQGPSVATTTTAQQRPKKLGFQRSTLAILMAMTLFQVNWSVYLILHLACDPYSFPAWSEVEFFITTFYTAISPYVYGIGNNLFNLKRFMGR from the coding sequence ATGGAGGGGATGTACGTGGAACTTCTGGCTTTGAGGATCGTCATCTCTATCGTTGGCGTCGTAGGAAACACAGTCTTGATCATCTCCATCCTTCAAACGACGCGCCTGAAGTCCTTCGAGATCTTTCTTCTCGGTCTAGCTGCAGCAAACCTGGAGGAGATCATGATCGTGGACATTTATGACATCTTGCTTTTTCGCTCCTCGTACAGGATGAGCGCCTGGACTTGCAGGGGCCTCAAATTCCTCACCATCTTCGGCGAGATCGGCAGCATCCTCTTCACGGTCCTCATCAGCGTTTACCGCTATCAGAAGCTGCGAGACGTGCACACGCGGGTCAACCTGCCCGTCTTCATGGACAGCCTGCGCTCGGCCGGCGTTCTCGCTGGGTTTTGCGCCACAGTGGCTTTGCTCTTCTGTTTGCCCACGCTTCTGGTAAACCTGGATTGGAGTCACCCGAACTCTTCCTCTCCGTCCTGTCCGGTCGATTTCTTCCAGTGCTCGTCAACCAGGTGCCCGACTCGCAACCGCATCTACAAGTACTCCTTCATCCTGGTGTGTAACCTGCTGCCTCTGCTTATAGTCACACTAACGAGCAGCATGATCGTCAGGATTTTAATCGTTCAGCAGAAGGCGGTGAGGGTCCGGCAGGGTCCGAGTGTCGCGACGACGACGACAGCCCAACAGCGGCCCAAGAAGTTGGGCTTCCAGCGAAGTACGCTGGCCATCCTGATGGCCATGACGCTCTTCCAGGTCAACTGGAGCGTCTATCTGATCCTGCATCTGGCGTGTGATCCGTACAGCTTCCCGGCCTGGTCCGAGGTGGAGTTCTTCATCACCACCTTCTACACGGCCATCAGCCCGTATGTGTACGGCATCGGCAACAACCTTTTCAACCTGAAGCGCTTCATGGGTAGATAA
- the LOC127501918 gene encoding bromo adjacent homology domain-containing 1 protein isoform X1 → MTHARKKGSLGQYRGEGRDHVEGWSHGETVGGAWPAQEGKARKDMAKKVKTRNTEHMETSVQSDRKSQKRSMRTDETKRGKPKRVTRKLYPLRGRAVASDSEALSCHVLLTRLDDQEEESKVCEVDPNKETPKSQKKSRKSLQERTQTDKPPAQEPRKRRLASLNAEAVNSLLLEKADGPSGAKLAKKQGDGTSTTVQTKTCSNPKKRASKSETCQNPKQVKTDKSEDAGTSLYTPAPRRLAGLNAAALLKLTSSTTANKQRIKSDSKSVCASGKQAVRCKPKAQTSKKHSRKPEGACEVCKSRSFESSPESRQVSKSRYQSRSILGYPMKIVKEEQVESELSPYCCCPPEGSVEYCHRLALFLGQEAYGEAEETPVKHECLVPAHPALTLSAHPCLCADPCYSGYYVHIAHAGPPAASLSAQALPCTHSPFCPRGLSGSKLLTSSGIPHPAFCGSVGSGCYRQTCGVGRYAFSAVQPVASRTCSFPTSCSNCSHPIKTEGFSSSQDEHSRAHLVPPALPLSGCPSIPRVNPSSPRLLSSMSDQRQAEVRLKVGKECPQNTKPSNSSLTMGHTRLSKQPTATPASAKHQRKVSRRQATNGWRPVGVPTEKEVFIAGDDETVLRQCYEGVERDGEVIRVRDTVLLRSGPRKKSLPYVAKISALWEDPRTGELMMSLFWYYRPEHTQGGRDPSMHCENEIFASRHQDENSVACIEDRCYVLPLAQYCRFCALVKRRSEGMSESTPVVPGSSDSAVPPHRLVPDGVNPELVYLCRHVYDFRYGRILKNPQ, encoded by the exons ATGACCCACGCTCGGAAAAAAGGTTCCCTAGGCCAGTATCGTGGTGAGGGGCGGGACCATGTAGAGGGCTGGTCACATGGTGAAACTGTGGGCGGAGCCTGGCCTGCACAAGAGGGCAAGGCAAGGAAAGACATGGCGAAGAAAGTCAAGACCAGGAATACAGAGCACATGGAGACCAGTGTTCAGTCTGACAGAAAGAGTCAAAAACGTTCAATGAGAACGGATGAAACCAAGAGAGGAAAGCCCAAGAGGGTTACGAGGAAGCTCTACCCGTTACGAGGAAGGGCCGTCGCTTCAGACAGCGAGGCCTTGAGCTGTCATGTTCTGCTCACTCGTCTGGATGACCAGGAGGAAGAGAGCAAGGTGTGTGAGGTGGATCCCAACAAGGAAACACCAAAATCCCAGAAGAAAAGCAGGAAGTCATTGCAGGAACGCACCCAAACAGATAAACCTCCAGCTCAGGAGCCGCGTAAACGTAGACTAGCCTCTCTCAACGCCGAGGCGGTCAACAGCCTGCTGCTTGAGAAAGCCGACGGACCGTCGGGTGCCAAACTTGCGAAGAAACAAGGCGATGGCACCTCCACTACAGTACAAACAAAGACCTGCTCCAACCCGAAGAAAAGAGCCTCAAAGTCAGAGACGTGCCAAAACCCCAAGCAGGTGAAGACCGACAAGTCGGAGGACGCTGGAACGAGTTTGTACACTCCCGCTCCCAGACGCTTGGCCGGACTCAACGCCGCCGCGCTGCTCAAGCTCACCAGCTCCACTACAGCAAACAAGCAGAGGATTAAATCGGACAGTAAGAGTGTTTGTGCGTCTGGGAAGCAAGCGGTCCGCTGCAAACCCAAAGCGCAGACGTCCAAGAAGCACAGCCGCAAGCCGGAAGGTGCTTGTGAAGTGTGCAAAAGCCGGAGCTTCGAGTCTTCTCCGGAGAGCCGCCAGGTGTCTAAATCCCGCTACCAGTCACGGAGCATTCTGGGATATCCCATGAAGATAGTGAAGGAGGAGCAGGTGGAATCGGAGCTGAGTCCATACTGCTGCTGTCCGCCGGAGGGTTCGGTGGAGTATTGCCACCGGTTGGCGCTCTTCCTCGGGCAGGAGGCATACGGCGAGGCGGAGGAGACGCCGGTCAAGCATGAGTGCCTGGTTCCGGCGCATCCGGCCCTGACACTCAGCGCCCATCCGTGCCTATGTGCAGATCCGTGCTACTCTGGTTACTACGTCCACATCGCTCATGCCGGACCGCCGGCGGCAAGTCTGAGCGCTCAGGCGCTGCCCTGCACACACAGTCCCTTCTGTCCGCGCGGACTCTCCGGATCCAAGCTGCTGACCTCCTCAGGTATCCCACATCCCGCCTTCTGCGGGTCGGTCGGGTCGGGCTGCTACCGCCAGACCTGTGGAGTCGGCAGATACGCCTTCAGCGCTGTGCAGCCGGTTGCTAGTAGGACGTGCTCCTTCCCCACCAGCTGCTCCAACTGCAGCCATCCAATCAAAACAG AAGGCTTCTCCTCATCTCAAGATGAGCACAGTCGTGCGCACCTCGTTCCTCCGGCCCTGCCGCTCTCCGGATGTCCCAGCATACCCCGAGTGAACCCGTCCTCCCCGCGTCTTCTGTCCTCGATGTCTGACCAAAGGCAGGCAGAAGTCAGGCTGAAGGTGGGCAAAGAATGCCCTCAAAACACCAAGCCATCCAACAGCTCACTCACTATGGGCCACACCAGGTTATCCAAACAACCCACAGCTACTCCAGCAAGTGCCAAACACCAGAGGAAAGTCAGCCGGCGCCAGGCCACGAACGGATGGCGTCCTGTCGGCGTCCCGACGGAGAAGGAGGTGTTTATTGCG GGCGATGACGAGACGGTTCTCCGTCAGTGTTATGAAGGAGTGGAGCGTGACGGAGAAGTGATCAGGGTACGAGACACGGTGCTCCTACGATCTGGACCGCGGAAGAAATCCCTGCCGTACGTGGCCAAGATCTCTGCTCTGTGGGAAGATCCTAGAACAG GAGAGCTGATGATGAGCCTATTTTGGTACTATCGACCCGAGCACACGCAAGGAGGCAGAgatcccagcatgcactgtgaG AACGAGATCTTCGCCTCTCGACATCAGGATGAAAACAGTGTGGCCTGCATTGAGGACCGATGCTATGTCCTGCCGTTAGCGCAGTACTGTAG ATTTTGTGCCTTGGTCAAGCGGCGCTCGGAGGGCATGTCCGAAAGCACCCCGGTGGTGCCCGGCTCCTCTGACAGCGCCGTCCCGCCCCACCGCCTCGTGCCCGATGGTGTCAACCCAGAGCTGGTGTACCTGTGCCGCCACGTCTACGACTTCCGCTACGGACGCATCCTAAAGAACCCGCAGTAA